CTTAgatattttgtttttggaaTTGATTTTACCCCATTAAAGAGCACCTTTCATTCCACATTTTGTAAACTTCCAAGCACTTTGGGTTTTCATTAACTGATAATTATGAAAAACCCTTGTTGGTGTAGCGGTAGACTACTGTTCCCATAAGGCTGTGCGGGGGGGGGTTTCCGGGTTACGAGTAAAGGTGGGAAACATCACCCGAACGCGCTGCGTCCAGTGTCATCATTTATAcgtggtgtcagaagtgggaacGGCGGTCTCCACAGTATTTTTGAGTACAGTACGGTGCAGTTAACTGCGAGAGAAGTTTTCGCATCGGTAACCCGCACAAGACCGGCATGCAGGTGAAGCGCGGCTGAGGTTGTGACCTGCGCTAGCATCAAGGCGCGTGTGCGCGCTCGGTCGAGCACGAGCCTCACATGTCGGAGGGAGGAGACGGGGTCGGCGCACCGGAAAGCTTGGATTCTGAACGCGAGGAAGCCAGGGATCCACACGTCACGATGGCGACCACGGTACAAATATCACCCCCAGAAACATTCGACTTCTCTCATCCTGCCGAATGGCCAAAGTGGATTAGAAGGTTTGAAAGATTTCGCATTGCAACCGCTCTTGATAACAAATCAGACGAGTATCAAGTTAACGCACTCCTGTACGCTATGGGAGATGCTGCTGATGATGTTCTGGCAGTTTTACCACTGTGCGATgcagataaaaagaaatatgcAACTGTCAAAGAGGCATTTGACAAACATTACGTAGGAAAACACAACGTAATTTTTGAAAGAGCACAGTTTAACTCCAGACGGCAACAGGATGGGGAAAGTACAGAGTCGTTCATCACTGCTGTGCACAAACTTGCAGAAAATTGTGCATTCGGAGCACTCAAAGATGAACTCATAAGGGACAGAATTGTGGTTGGCATAAAAGACAAAAGACTGTCCGAGCAGCTGCAAATGGACTCAGAGTTGACTCTTGCTAAAGCCATTGAGAAAGTTAGGCAGAGCGAAACGGTAAAGAAACAACAATCAATTCTTCACAGCAGCGCGGCAGTGGAgaaaacactgaacatggaCACAATACGGACAAATACAACACGTGGGAAAACGCAGACGTGGCAGAAGAAAGACCAAAAGCCAATCAAGCAAAGTGAAAAGGCATGTGGCCGCTGTGGTCGCAAGAACAAACACTCATGGAAAGAATGTCCAGCCAAAGAGGTACAGTGTCGAAAGTGTCAGAAAAAAGGACACTTTGCTGTGGTCTGTCGCAGTAGTGAAGCTACAGCGCTACGCGAAGTGACAGAAAATCAGAAAGATACAGACAGCGAGGATTGTGTGTTCTTGGGTGAAGTAGAGACTGGGAGGTCACATCCCTGGGTGCAAATGGTCAAGTTAAATggggaaaatgtgtattttaaacTCGACACAGGGGCGGATGTTACATCTATTCCAGAGGGTTTGTACAGTCCAGACAGAGATGGTAAGCTGCAGAGACCCGGAAAAAAGTTACTAGGGCCAGGCAGTAGCCCACTCAATGTTAAAGGCTGCTTCGAGGCACAGCTAGCAGTGAAAGGGCGCAGTGTTTCTCAAGACGTCTACCTTGTGTCAGGTTTAGTACAGCCACTGCTAAGCAGGCCAGCATGTGAGGCTCTGGGTCTTGTATACAGAGTAAGCTCAGTAACGGAGTCGGTGACAGATTTCAGGGCAGCATACCCAGACGTTTTTAAAGGTTTAGGCATGCTGAGGGAGTCTTACCACATTAAGATAGAGCAAGGAGCTGTACCGATAGCCCTATCTGCCCCAAGACGTGTTCCTCTTCCCCTCAGAGATGCAGTGAGAAATGAGCTACACAGAATGGAAGAAATGGGCGTTATTTCCAAAGTCACTGAGCCTACAGAGTGGTGTTCTGGCATGGTAGTAGTCCCCAGACCAGCAGGAAAGCCCCCCAGAATATGTGTGGACCTCACACCCCTGAACACAGTAGTCAAAAGAGAGAGGCACATACTCCCAGCAGTAGATCAAACACTAGCGATGATGAAAGATGCTAAAGTGTTCACAAAGCTCGACGCCCGGTCTCGATTCTGGCAAATTCCGCTCACGCCAGAGTCAAGGCCACTCACTACCTTCATCACGCCTTTTGGAAGGTTTCAATTCAACCGCCTTCCTTTTGGCATTGCATCAGCACCGGAACATTTTCAAAGGCGAATGTCACAGATGCTGGAAGATTTTGAAGGGGTGATTTGTCACGCCGATGATGTGCTTGTATATGGCCGAGACAGGCAGGAGCACGACCAGAGGTTGCACTGTGTGCTCCAAAAGTTTCAGAAGGAGGGTCTCACTCTGAATGAGAAGTGTGAGTTTGCTAAAAGTCAAATAATCTTTGTGGGACACAAAGTGTCAGCAAAAGGCATTGAGGCTGATCCCAACAAGGTAACAGCAATCCAGCAGCTGCCGCAGCCTCAGAGTGTGGAAGATGTGCGCCGTCTCATGGGCATGGCCAACTATCTTGCCAAGTTCATGCCACAACTAGCCACAATCACCACACCATTAAAAGAACTCCTGAAAGACTGGATGTGTAATTCTCTGAAGTTATCCATTCATGCCCTATTCAAAGATGGGTTAAGCTGTTAGAAATGTTTACAATAATGTGTTTCGTTTAaatgtaagtaaacaaatgagGGATGTGTATAATTTTCACGTTTCAGGATGCTCCGCATTTCTGTTCTTGTGAGCTGTTTGAGTCGTTAGGAAGTATGTCTTTAGCTAAAAGGAGGAGGTGTAGCGGTAGACTACTGTTCCCATAAGGctgtgcggggggggggggtttccgGGTTACGAGTAAAGGTGGGAAACATCACCCGAACGCGCTGCGTCCAGTGTCATCATTTATACGGTTGGCATAACCATTAAACCATATGAGGAAAGATCTTGTGCCGATCTCCATACTGATTGtgactttttttctgaaaaattgCACAATTGTCGCAATTGTCATGTTCTCACCAAGCTTCTGGCTGATGGTCTTTTAGCCCATTGCAGTCTTTTGCAGATCTATAATAGTGCCCTTCATGTCCCcgaagtttgggaaccactggtgtAGAGGATGGACATCAGCCAGGATGAGCAGCAGAGCTCTCAGTAGAAATTATTGGGACTCATGATTCTcttaacctcctgctgatccATGTAAACCCCTGACTGtacacattttcctgtttagaggtAAAGTCTCCCTCTACAATGTAGCAGcagaaaatgttgtttttatatgttctgtctttttctctgctcaagTTCTAATTAACTCAATCAAGCTGAGTACATTTATtagaataattaaaataaagtttgcatttctatatgttaatattatttattatcacATTAATGTAAGAAAGGCTCAGGTTGCTTTGCATAACTGCTTGTAGAAAGAAAGTAAAAGGAGCTACTTTTACTCTCTTACTGTCGGTGTTTCTGGGTCATTGAGCCAGTGTTCTCAGTTTTGGACTTTGTCACAGTTTAGttttcacattttctcttttagTATGTAATCCTCAGTCTGTGTGCATTATGTTCTGTCCACTCAGATTCAGTTCAGCTGTGTTCTTACCTGTTTTTAATCATAATCAGTATCCATTATCATCCACTGAGTATTTAAGAACTCAGTTTTCCTCAGTTCGTCGACTTGTCATCGTCAAtcccgtgtgtgtgtttttagttcCGCCAGCCCTTCAGTCAATCAGTCCGTCTCATGTTCTGTCCATCCTAcctttataataaatataaaatatggatGTGGACGatgtttattaataataataaacatcgTCCACATCCTTCACCAgccctgcgtttgggtcctctcttctctctctcgaCACAGCGACTGCCTGACACTTACCTACATTTCAGAGCCtctacttttttacttttacttgagtaaagaagttgaatcagtacttcaacttttattAGAGTATTTTTCAACACTAgcatctgtacttctacttaagtaaagaATGTCTGTTTTTGCCACCTCTTCTTGCTGGTGTCGAAGGGTAGAAAGGTGAGTTTCTACCAGAGGCATTTTAAAACAGAAACTCAAAAATGAGATGTGTCATAGCTGTGatgtttctgtaaaaaaaacccttaaaaatTATCTACATGTTATGAAGGGCTACACAGAAATGAAACTCAATACCGGTGTGCATGtttcatctatccatccattttctgtttctgctcCATCCAAACCCTGGTTCAGGTTGTGGGTCAGCCTctgagcagagaagcccagacttcCCAATCCCCACCTCCTCCATCTTATCAGTGGAGCACACTTCATTAATGAGCTGGAAAGCAGAAATGTTCCCAGGCTAGCTGAAAGACTTAATCCCTCCAGCATGCCCTGGGTCTTCCCTGGGCCTCAACCCGGTGGGACATGCAAAAAAAATCTCACAAAGGAGGTGTCCAGGAGGCCctttgtcagatgcccaaactcAACTGGCTTATTTCAATGCAGAGGAGTAGCAGCTCAAATCTGAGCCCATCTTGGATGACTGAACTTCTCACGCTATCTGTAAGGAAGAGCCACCTTTTATAGAAAGCTTATTTCTGCTGCTTCTAACTGagatctcattctttcagtcactacctaGAGTTTACAAAGATAGGTGAGGGTAGTGATGTAGTGCACTGCTAAACTGAGAGTTTTGCTTTTAGATTCAGCTTTCTCTTTACCAGAACAGACAATTGCATCAGCTGGATCATTGCAGCCACGGTCCAAATCCATCTGTCCATAATCCTCCTCCCCTCGCTTGTTAATCCACCAGTGGATTTATGTTTCCACCAGTGGAAACATAAATGTTAAACTATTAAAACGATACTcttaaagtaaaagtaaagacAAAAAGGATTGGTGCCATTTATTTATTCCAGTCACTTAATTAAGTCATTTAATCCTTGCAAAGCAAAGAACACAAAGAACCAAACTGCTTATTTTGCCTGTTGGTCATTTTTGCTGGCAATTTTGAATAAACCTCTTTAACCTAGCTCATCTGACTGTATTCATGTTTGCCAGTCACAATCAGTATGAATGTAGGAGTGCAATGTagtctgtgcagtccagcataTCACAATTACTAAATGGGGGAGGAGCCTGTGGAGGGCCCAGCAGCAGAGAAGCAGTTTAGAGTGAGAATTTAATCAAGGCGACAAGAGGCAGACCAACCGAGCGGTGGTGTATCAATCTGACAATTGGCAAACAGGTGAGAAGACACACCTCCAGCCATCCAGCAGAAAGGTGAgccatgctctctctctctcacacacacacagacacagggaaaGGGAGGGAGGGACAGAGAGGCTGGGCACCAAAACTACAACACATTTCAGGAAGTGATGCAGTATTTTGCAGCGAACGTTAAGTGACAAAGAGACTTGTGGAAGATCCAGATCCAAGCCAAGTATAAGAAATACTACTCAGTACGGTGAGTGTGGAGGtttttaaacaatatttattaatgcaaatatgcTAAACTGTTAGATGTGGACATTTAATAATGTGCTTCACTTTTCATTCATCAACAGGAAAAATTATATGTTTCCGACTTTTGCAGTTTTGTATAAAATTAAGGAGGATGGCgtgtgaatgaaaaagaaatgctcagtgcatcatgggaagctccTACCAGCCAGGAGaagcattttaaattaaattatttaaaatgtgattttagaTTTAACAGGTTGTAGTGACACAGCGGTGTGGTTTTTACCACTGGTGACTCACAACAAGAAGGTCATGAGTTTGACTCCACCATCTGGCCGGGGATTGCGTTTCTCCCCGTGTGTTGGGtgaactggtgattctaaattggccgtaggtgtaaatgtttttctgcctctctgtgtgagctCTGTGACAGACTAGCAGCCTGTCCAGGGCCAAACTGACCTCTTGCCCTATACTAGGATATGCTGCAGCCCAACTCTAACCCTGAATTGGATGAGTAGAGTAGTAGTGTGGATAGATGGGTGCACATGTAATCTGATGTGACTGGTACTTggattttaaaaacaagcaattCTCACAGATGGCAGCACCACCTCGGCCACAACCGTTCGACTTCCATGGAGTCCCCATGATCAACATCTTCACTGATGACTGGGACAACATACAGAACTTCAAAGCGAGACCAGATGATATTCTTATTGCTACCTACCCTGAAGCAGGTAATGATGTGTAAGAGTTTGGATCGCAGTATTTTTTCACGAACAAAAATAGATTGAAATATCCTGCTAACCAGTATCTATtgatatgtttgtttgttttatctcAGGAACCACATGGGTCTCTTACATCTTAGATCTTCTGTATTTTAGCGATATGGGTCCAGACCGTCAGACATCCATCCCTATTCATGAAAGAGTTCCCTTCCTGGAGTTCTGTGTACCTCCTATACCTTCAGGTTAAATCTTATTTTATGCTATCATATTACACCAAAACAAAAAGCTCAAAGTCGATTTCAGTTTGGCTCTATacttaaacaaaaatattaaaggGTAGCCATTATACCGCTTCTCAGAAACTGTTGTGAAACAGGTTCAACCTGTTTGATCTATTCTTGCATGTTTCTGTTTCACATGcttaaaaagcagcaaaatacACCTTTATTCGGTGGCTTTCTAAGAGCCAGCAGTTTGTCAGTGTGTAAACATGTCAGGTTATTTAAAACATCTACATTTTTCAGGCAATTAGTATTATTGACATGTGGTCTAAACGTATCTTTTAATCAGTTCCAAACAAATTCTTTCTCATCACTCAGGCACCGACTTGGCAGAACAACTTCCCACCACTCCTCGTCTCATTAAAACTCATCTACCTGTCCAGTTTGTACCAAAGTCTTTCTGGGAGCAGGACTGCAGGGTAAAAGTCATGAACTTATGCATATACATTCATGAAACCCACAGATTATAATTTAGTGTTGTGTCTTTCTGTAGATAATCTACATGGCCCGTAATGCAAAGGACAATGCAGTGTCCTACTTTCACTTTGACCGGATGAACAGCCTTCAGCCAGAACCAGGAGACTGGAGCACCTTTCTACAGGAATTCATGGAGGGAAAGAGTGAGTCCAGAGTAGTTTCAGGCTCCAGGAAAAACAATGTCATCTCATTTTGCATGTAAAAACTCctttgtgtattgttttgtggCTACAGGGGTTTTTGGATCGTGGTATGACCATGTGAACGGCTGGTGGGAAAAGAAGCAGACTTATTCAAATCTCCTCTACATGTTCTATGAAGATTTGATTGAGGTACTGTGGTTTGTGCTAACGTCTTTGCCATTGTCAGCTGAGCTCTTTAAAACTCTTTGATTGTGACTGTAACAAACAAAGATCCACTGGTACATCACATTTTTATCAGCCTATACATGGCTAAAGCTAGAACGGTTAACTAAAAGACTGATCTAAATCAGTGTAGCTTCTTGGATGCAGGAAAAAGATAGCAGCTTGCCAGGGCCTGTGTCTGCAGATGAAGAAGGAAATAGTGTCACACACGACATCTCTGTAAACCCTGGTTTTGCTGCtattcaacaaagaaaacaacatttgcCTTAAATTACAATTAATTCAGACTAGGTGCCCAGATATACCCAGTTTTAAATGTAGAGTacttttcttgttttaaaaagcagtgtGCTGTGCAAGTAACAAAGACGTCTTTGAGTATGTTTATACTCTACAATCAGGTTGTTTGTATGGAACGAAAAAACAAATATCAAAATTACAACTTTTCTTTGAGTAGAGACTGAACATGTGCATGGAAACATGGTAAGCGTCAAacttataaaaacaaacaaacaaacaaaaaaaggagtcAAAGTTATAAAAGCTGTAGAGAAGAAAAATCTGTTTGACCAATCACTACATCAGtctttgtcatgtgttgttctAAGTAGGTTTCCAGACCTAAATACAGACTTGTGACACAATTACAGTGTGAAAAGCAAACTTTTATTATCAGGACCATGACCATATTTCTCATGTAACTTTTTTCAAGAATGCAAGTAAGCTGATTTTCTCCAAGACACTAATGCTGTGGCTTAACTCAGAATACTAGTTTACACAGGTCAGATATCATATACATATACAGATGTCATATGCTATAAATGGGCAGTGGTAAGAGTTTAGTGATTTAATTCCATTATGGACATCACATATCGATTTGATTCCTTATCGACTCTCACTGGCTCCACTTTAAGAGTCACCACCATTTCtaagcagcacagcaaagagaTCACATTCATGCAAATTTAATACATGCTGAGTCATCAAATGTTTGAACATGGTTGAGGTATCTcgcctctttgttgtgatcttTGGGGTCATTGGTGCACATATCACACAGAACTCTTTTctttaaagtaatgcagtacgttACTTTTTTATTACCAGCACAAAGACATTTGTTATACTACTTGTTACTCCTTTTACTCTGTAAAGGCTCCACACACCAGCACACTCCCCTATACTAATGAGGACACACGTGATCTTTTAGTgtttaggtatgaacacaaatcaaaggacaaaacaggacaaaaagtcttaaaagtgcaataaatgtgttataaaaataaaagtaaaggcCAAAGCCACGCTGTTCATTGTGCCACTATTTTTCTCTTTGGTAAAACaagctgaaatcagctgattgcagCAAGAGTGAGAGAACTGATTGATGGGATCAATTTGCAGGAAGACTAACAATTCCAAGTAATCGGACTACTGAGAGCTCTAGATTCCCATCTGTAACTATAAATCAGTTACTGTACCAGTTACTGGTATTTATGGATCcagattttatttcatttgtactTTGATCACCGACGAAATTTAATTCCATTGTAATCGGGAGAAGTTGGGCCTAACAACACCAGATCAATCTAGATAGATAAGAGAGCATAAATTGGATTTTGGGTTGAAATGTTCCTTTAAAAGTGATAATTATTTTCAATATTTATGTGAACAGGACTCGGGACGAGAAATAGAGCGACTGTGTTCCTTCCTTGGTTTGTCTCCTTCTGCTGAGGAGAAGGAAAGAGTCCGAGTCAGTGTGACGTTTGATAGTATGAAACAGAACAACATGACCAACTACAGCACAATTCCTCTGTTGAACCAGACCGTGTCTCCCTTCATGAGAAAAGGTAAAGTTCAGCATCACTGAAGCATCAGTACCAATATTTCCTCCATATATAATTAGGTTGATCGGTTACTCTGAACATTTCGTCTCCAGGGAAAGTTGGTGACTGGAAGAACCACTTCACAGTGTCGCAGAACGAACAGTTTGATGAGGACTACAAGCACAAAATGAAGAATCCTGCTCTAAAGTTTCGTTTTGAAATTTAGATGCCCAGCGTGACATGATGGAGCTCTGAAGTGAAGAAATCGTTAACATAACATTTCAAGATTCATCTGTACCTCTTACGTAaaattacaaagaaacaaaacttaGAGTAATGTACTGTCAAAATTACACATCTGCTAGGATTGACTTTGAATCTTTGACTTTCCTACTTGTTTTTTGATCGATGTTGGTAATATGTCTTTAATGTTATGGCTGCCAAACACTGTATTTAATCTATTGttcaacaaaataataaaaacatagaCTAATTACCCTTTTTCTCGTCTTTAGCAGTAATGTTGAATGTATTGATTTAACCTGGCCCTCTCTCTACTGCGTTTTTTGAGCTGAGAGTTACGGCTTCGTGTGGTTTAAAAAGAACTGTGCTTAAAAAGTTTTATAAACatgtttgttgtctcattcTGAGGAACTATTGGTCCTAAAAGAAACTGTGGAGCATTATTAAAATGACTACACACGATTCCACCACCACAAACCTGAGTAGTCCCAGTGAACACACTGGCTACCACCAGGAAACTGTACAGATGACATCAGGCCAGGGTTAAGATCACTAACATAATGTCTAAACCGGACactaagaaataaaaacatgaaaaagtagTAACAGTTAAACAGTAGCAGATAATAATCAGCGTACGACAAACACATGAATCCACACAGTTCAGGCAGCTGCAGGTTAGGATTCCTGAGGAAGATCTCTAAAGAAAACATCCAGACTCACAAGGTATCAGTTTATCAGCTACAGTGACTCATCTAGGTGACAGATCAATTACTGCTTATCATCAGACATGGTAAAGGTCTGCCACACCTGGTGTGCAGCCTATTGTTACCTGAGCACCTCCCACTAATACACCCACTGTTCTCAGTACTGCTGATACTCCTGGGGACATGGGAAGTCCCAGACACt
The sequence above is a segment of the Oreochromis aureus strain Israel breed Guangdong linkage group 3, ZZ_aureus, whole genome shotgun sequence genome. Coding sequences within it:
- the LOC116321688 gene encoding cytosolic sulfotransferase 3-like; translation: MAAPPRPQPFDFHGVPMINIFTDDWDNIQNFKARPDDILIATYPEAGTTWVSYILDLLYFSDMGPDRQTSIPIHERVPFLEFCVPPIPSGTDLAEQLPTTPRLIKTHLPVQFVPKSFWEQDCRIIYMARNAKDNAVSYFHFDRMNSLQPEPGDWSTFLQEFMEGKRVFGSWYDHVNGWWEKKQTYSNLLYMFYEDLIEDSGREIERLCSFLGLSPSAEEKERVRVSVTFDSMKQNNMTNYSTIPLLNQTVSPFMRKGKVGDWKNHFTVSQNEQFDEDYKHKMKNPALKFRFEI